One window of the Eucalyptus grandis isolate ANBG69807.140 chromosome 8, ASM1654582v1, whole genome shotgun sequence genome contains the following:
- the LOC104415338 gene encoding germin-like protein subfamily 1 member 7, giving the protein MKFLPTSLLILALATATAFAFDPSPLQDFCVAINDPEVFVNGKFCKDPKQVTADDFLFKGFRYPGNTVNPLGSKVTPAFVDQFPGLNTLGISMARIDFAPGGLNPPHTHPRGTEILVVAEGTLLVGFVTSNQLNNTFFTKVLYKGDVFVFPIGLIHFQLNIGKTPTLAFAALSSQNPGVITIANAVFGSKPPISADVLTKAFQVDKKVVDYLQAQFWYDNN; this is encoded by the exons ATGAAGTTCCTTCCAACTAGCCTTCTCATCTTGGCTCTGGCAACTGCCACCGCATTTGCCTTTGACCCAAGTCCTCTTCAGGACTTCTGTGTGGCCATCAATGACCCCGAAG TATTTGTGAATGGGAAGTTCTGCAAGGATCCAAAACAAGTCACAGCAGATGATTTTCTCTTCAAGGGGTTCAGATACCCAGGGAATACCGTGAACCCGCTCGGATCGAAAGTCACACCTGCTTTCGTCGACCAATTTCCAGGACTCAACACTCTTGGCATTTCCATGGCTCGTATTGACTTTGCTCCAGGTGGCCTAAACCCTCCCCACACTCACCCTCGTGGGACCGAGATTCTGGTTGTCGCTGAGGGCACACTACTTGTCGGCTTCGTCACGTCCAACCAATTAAACAACACCTTCTTCACCAAAGTGTTGTACAAAGGGGATGTGTTTGTGTTCCCAATCGGTCTCATCCACTTCCAGTTGAACATTGGAAAGACCCCTACATTGGCCTTTGCTGCTTTGAGCAGCCAGAACCCAGGAGTCATTACCATTGCTAATGCAGTATTTGGATCGAAGCCACCCATTTCAGCTGATGTTCTCACCAAGGCCTTCCAAGTGGACAAGAAGGTTGTTGACTATCTCCAAGCACAGTTTTGGTATGACAACAATTAA
- the LOC120287777 gene encoding germin-like protein subfamily 1 member 13 — MKSFPVSLLILALATATAFAYDPSPLQDICVAINDPKSAVFVNGEFCKDPKQANADDFTFMGFRKPGNTANPLGSKVTPATVNEFPGLNTLGISAARIDFAPGGLNPPHTHPRGTEVLVVIEGTLLVGFVTSNQLNNTLFTKVLYKGDVFVFPIGLIHFQLNTERPPALAFAGLSSQNPGVITIANSVFGAKPPISADVLTKAFQVDKKTVDYLQAQFWYDNN, encoded by the exons ATGAAGTCCTTTCCAGTTAGCCTTCTCATTTTGGCTTTGGCAACTGCAACTGCCTTTGCTTATGACCCAAGTCCTCTTCAGGACATATGCGTGGCCATCAACGACCCCAAGTCTGCAG TGTTTGTGAATGGGGAGTTTTGCAAGGACCCTAAGCAAGCCAATGCAGATGACTTCACCTTTATGGGGTTCAGAAAGCCTGGGAATACTGCAAACCCACTTGGATCGAAAGTCACACCTGCAACCGTCAACGAGTTTCCAGGACTCAATACTTTGGGCATATCCGCGGCTCGCATTGACTTCGCTCCCGGAGGTTTAAACCCTCCCCACACTCACCCTCGCGGCACCGAGGTCTTGGTCGTCATCGAGGGCACACTCCTTGTCGGCTTCGTCACATCCAACCAATTGAACAACACTCTCTTCACCAAAGTCTTGTACAAAGGTGATGTGTTTGTTTTCCCAATTGGACTCATTCACTTCCAGTTGAATACTGAAAGACCCCCTGCGCTGGCCTTTGCCGGTTTGAGCAGCCAAAATCCAGGAGTCATTACCATTGCTAACTCCGTCTTTGGAGCAAAGCCACCCATTTCTGCTGATGTTCTCACCAAGGCCTTCCAAGTGGACAAGAAAACTGTGGACTACCTTCAAGCACAGTTTTGGTACGACAACAACTAA